The Bacteroidota bacterium genome window below encodes:
- a CDS encoding YihY/virulence factor BrkB family protein, protein MAGKKLQRASVEIVKYFGDTPAVRSFIDYTKRVALPGFDNMPIYYVADFFFTGIKKGGIVTRAQALAFSFFLAVFPATIFLFSLIPYIPIKGFQNELLNIIEGVLPSAAFASARTTITDIVKIQHSGLLSIGFLTALYFTTNGFMTMMRGFNSSYHASETRSPFRQRMVAIVLTFILSTLVIISTTLIIFSATATKYLVTQSILKSKTQVALIMLGKWAVVLALFFIAISFLYYYAPSVKKRWRFISAGSTFAALSSIVVSTGFAYFVNNFGSYNKIYGSIGTLIVMMLWMYFNSLILILGFELNASIDNAKRRVTKNLRLRLNEYEKSNFTNNNFILRF, encoded by the coding sequence GTGGCAGGAAAAAAATTACAACGAGCATCTGTAGAAATTGTAAAATATTTCGGTGACACCCCTGCGGTAAGGTCATTTATCGATTATACAAAAAGGGTTGCCTTACCCGGCTTTGATAACATGCCCATTTACTATGTAGCTGATTTCTTTTTCACCGGAATCAAGAAAGGTGGCATCGTTACGCGAGCGCAGGCATTGGCTTTCAGTTTCTTTCTGGCAGTTTTTCCGGCAACGATATTCCTCTTTTCTCTCATCCCCTACATTCCGATAAAGGGATTTCAGAATGAATTGCTTAATATCATTGAAGGTGTTTTACCCTCAGCTGCATTTGCCAGTGCAAGAACAACAATTACTGACATCGTTAAGATCCAGCACAGTGGTTTGCTATCAATTGGATTCCTTACCGCTCTGTATTTTACTACCAATGGTTTTATGACGATGATGCGTGGTTTCAATAGTTCGTATCACGCATCCGAAACGAGATCACCCTTCAGACAACGGATGGTAGCTATTGTACTGACATTTATTCTTTCAACTCTGGTGATCATTTCCACTACATTGATTATATTTTCAGCAACAGCGACAAAATATTTAGTTACTCAAAGTATTCTGAAATCCAAAACACAAGTTGCATTGATCATGTTGGGAAAATGGGCAGTCGTACTAGCACTATTTTTTATCGCAATTTCTTTTTTATATTATTATGCTCCATCTGTTAAAAAGAGATGGCGATTCATTTCAGCAGGGTCGACATTTGCTGCTCTAAGTTCAATAGTTGTTTCAACGGGCTTTGCATATTTTGTGAATAATTTCGGAAGTTATAATAAGATCTATGGCTCAATCGGAACTTTGATCGTAATGATGTTGTGGATGTATTTCAATTCATTGATCCTCATTTTGGGATTTGAATTGAATGCAAGCATTGATAATGCAAAGCGCAGAGTAACGAAAAACCTGCGACTAAGACTGAACGAATATGAAAAAAGCAATTTTACTAATAACAATTTTATTTTGCGGTTTTAG
- a CDS encoding asparagine synthase C-terminal domain-containing protein, with protein sequence MKIDYESALKETERILISAFNYRLVSDVPVGVFLSGGYDSSCVAAILQKEKSAQIKTYTIGFDEPGYNEAVFAKEVAKVIGTDHHEYYCTFQEAKDIIPKLAEIYDEPFGDSSAIPTTLVSMIARKHVVVALSADGGDELFAGYPRHIKSRDHINKLKLLPPGVRKLASSFLPDSIQTLDRPNRRDKLKRVLNAKDDEEMFDVINQTFTLSEVSKLIKGEFGTSQSFFQTGRLSSDKDLISKILAFEFQTYLPEDILQKVDRATMSASLEGREPFLDHRLAEFVFQLPGEFKINGSAQENYFEGYCT encoded by the coding sequence TTGAAAATTGATTATGAAAGTGCGCTTAAGGAAACGGAAAGAATTCTTATTTCAGCTTTTAATTATCGGTTAGTATCTGATGTTCCCGTTGGTGTTTTTTTAAGTGGAGGTTATGATAGTTCATGTGTAGCTGCAATTTTGCAAAAGGAGAAGTCTGCACAAATTAAAACATATACAATTGGTTTTGATGAACCGGGTTATAATGAAGCTGTGTTTGCTAAGGAGGTAGCTAAAGTTATTGGAACTGATCATCATGAATATTATTGCACTTTTCAGGAGGCAAAAGATATTATTCCAAAACTTGCAGAAATCTATGATGAGCCATTTGGTGATTCTTCTGCAATCCCAACAACTCTTGTTAGTATGATAGCAAGAAAACATGTGGTCGTAGCTTTAAGCGCCGATGGAGGTGATGAGTTGTTTGCTGGTTATCCACGACATATTAAGAGCCGGGATCATATTAATAAATTAAAGTTGCTTCCACCCGGAGTTCGAAAACTTGCAAGTTCATTTTTGCCGGATAGCATTCAAACGTTAGATAGACCAAATCGGAGAGATAAGTTAAAAAGAGTATTAAATGCAAAGGATGATGAAGAAATGTTTGATGTAATTAATCAGACTTTTACCTTGTCTGAAGTTTCAAAGTTGATCAAAGGTGAATTTGGCACTTCACAATCCTTTTTTCAAACAGGAAGATTGTCATCAGATAAGGATTTAATTTCTAAGATTCTTGCATTTGAGTTTCAGACTTATTTACCTGAGGATATATTGCAGAAAGTTGATAGAGCAACAATGTCAGCCAGCCTTGAAGGAAGAGAGCCATTTTTGGATCATAGGTTAGCAGAATTTGTATTTCAACTACCCGGTGAATTTAAGATAAATGGCAGTGCACAAGAAAATTATTTTGAAGGATATTGTACATAA
- a CDS encoding methyltransferase domain-containing protein, whose protein sequence is MYGLDYSELGCKQTEKIFERDKVKGSVIHADAFKPPEDFLEKFDVVCSFGVVEHFEDTASTLKAFAKFLKPGGILISTLPNFKGATGTLHKFLNKPVYDVHVPLGTDEMRDAIQKAGLKEEVNEYFLALSFAITLEGIDGKKIPYFKIKKIFVKTIRYASKIIWILENFIGTMPAGKRFAGGIFTSARKL, encoded by the coding sequence ATTTACGGTTTAGACTATTCTGAACTTGGCTGTAAGCAGACTGAAAAAATATTTGAAAGGGACAAAGTTAAAGGGTCGGTCATCCATGCCGATGCATTCAAGCCGCCTGAAGACTTTCTTGAGAAATTTGATGTTGTATGTTCATTTGGTGTAGTAGAACATTTTGAAGATACAGCATCAACCTTGAAAGCATTTGCAAAATTCCTGAAACCAGGAGGTATTCTAATAAGTACTCTCCCAAACTTTAAAGGAGCAACCGGGACATTACATAAATTTTTAAACAAACCAGTATATGACGTCCATGTCCCACTAGGTACGGATGAAATGAGAGATGCAATTCAAAAAGCAGGATTGAAAGAAGAAGTTAATGAATACTTTTTAGCATTAAGTTTTGCAATTACTCTCGAAGGAATCGATGGAAAAAAAATTCCCTATTTTAAAATAAAAAAAATCTTTGTTAAAACAATTCGTTATGCATCAAAGATAATTTGGATCCTGGAAAATTTCATAGGTACTATGCCGGCAGGTAAGAGATTTGCAGGCGGAATTTTTACTTCAGCTAGAAAATTGTAA
- a CDS encoding polysaccharide biosynthesis C-terminal domain-containing protein, which produces MGVIRRQGIKNTIIGYLGILIAFVSFFVVQPYCLTKEEIGLTRVLYSFSIIVAMFVPLGIGNATIKYFPLFKDEEKKNHGFFGFMNIFPLIGYVVSAALLFTFKDFILNQYRSESPLLLEYFDFVFPLIFFNAFIAILSVYCNANYKSTIPSFLNDVGVRLAMIGIVGIYFLKIISLDQFIAAYIGIFGLQLVLLLVYIFFFDKPSFKVDWPSFREKKMFELIRYGLLLWFASVASIGINNLDVIMLPKYLTLDLVGIYAIAAFIPTVIEAPINALDRIAAPKISFAWNVTDKSQIQEIYHKSSLYLFLFGGFFLINILTNIHTVLQFLPDGFQRGEPVVIIFSIGALINMATGVNGSILNTSAKFRYGAFYLILLAILLIGFQVVFIPVFGMIGAALATTSAQIIYNLLVFLTVYKFFKLQPFNIKNLYVLIIIICTCILSYLLPHFENKFFDIGVRTAVVSLIYFLAVYWMNIVSEFHKHLPWKNEK; this is translated from the coding sequence ATGGGCGTAATTCGCAGACAAGGTATAAAAAACACAATTATTGGATATCTGGGAATTCTGATCGCTTTTGTCAGCTTTTTTGTGGTGCAGCCTTATTGTTTGACTAAGGAAGAAATTGGCCTGACCCGGGTACTGTATTCCTTTTCAATTATTGTTGCCATGTTTGTGCCGTTAGGAATTGGTAATGCTACCATAAAATACTTTCCTCTATTTAAAGATGAAGAGAAAAAGAACCACGGCTTTTTTGGATTCATGAATATCTTTCCGTTGATTGGATATGTTGTTTCTGCCGCACTGCTATTTACGTTCAAAGATTTTATCCTTAACCAATACCGTAGTGAATCGCCATTGCTATTGGAATATTTCGATTTCGTTTTCCCACTCATTTTCTTCAATGCTTTTATTGCGATTCTTTCTGTGTATTGCAATGCTAATTATAAATCAACTATTCCTTCTTTTCTTAATGATGTTGGTGTCAGATTAGCTATGATTGGAATCGTCGGAATTTATTTTCTTAAGATAATCTCCCTTGACCAATTCATTGCAGCTTACATAGGTATTTTTGGTCTGCAATTAGTTCTATTGCTGGTTTATATCTTCTTCTTTGATAAACCTAGTTTCAAAGTGGACTGGCCGTCGTTCAGAGAAAAGAAAATGTTCGAATTGATCCGCTATGGACTACTGCTTTGGTTTGCAAGCGTTGCTTCAATCGGTATAAACAATCTGGATGTAATTATGCTTCCGAAATATCTGACACTGGATTTGGTAGGGATCTATGCTATCGCGGCTTTTATTCCAACAGTTATTGAAGCGCCTATCAACGCTCTGGACAGGATTGCTGCACCTAAAATTTCATTTGCATGGAATGTGACTGACAAGTCACAGATCCAGGAGATCTATCATAAATCTTCTTTATATCTCTTTTTATTCGGTGGATTTTTTCTCATCAATATCCTGACAAATATTCATACTGTTTTGCAATTTCTACCCGATGGATTTCAGAGAGGTGAACCTGTAGTTATCATCTTTTCCATTGGTGCATTGATCAATATGGCTACCGGAGTAAATGGTTCAATTCTTAATACATCGGCAAAATTCCGGTATGGAGCTTTTTATCTGATCCTTCTGGCTATCCTCCTGATCGGTTTTCAGGTCGTTTTCATTCCGGTTTTTGGAATGATAGGCGCTGCATTAGCTACCACTTCTGCACAAATAATATATAACCTACTGGTCTTTCTCACAGTTTACAAATTCTTTAAACTGCAACCTTTCAATATAAAAAACTTGTATGTGCTTATAATAATTATTTGCACCTGCATCCTTTCTTATCTGTTACCTCACTTTGAAAATAAATTTTTTGATATAGGAGTCAGGACTGCTGTTGTTTCACTTATTTATTTCCTGGCTGTGTATTGGATGAATATTGTCTCTGAATTTCACAAACATTTGCCTTGGAAGAATGAAAAGTGA
- a CDS encoding 23S rRNA (pseudouridine(1915)-N(3))-methyltransferase RlmH, producing the protein MKIEFIFIGKTTESYLNEGIYTYLKRLVNYLPAEILTLQSSTSKIREKIIEEESKLIISKIQPRDYLVLLDEKGKEFTSRELAAFIEKQMLAGTNRMLFITGGAYGVSDELKKKVHFTLSASKFTFTHQMIRLLLTEQVYRAMTILRNESYHHD; encoded by the coding sequence GTGAAAATCGAATTTATTTTTATCGGAAAAACGACTGAATCCTATTTAAATGAAGGAATATATACTTATTTGAAAAGATTGGTCAACTATCTGCCTGCTGAAATTTTAACACTTCAATCATCGACCTCTAAGATCAGAGAGAAGATCATTGAAGAGGAAAGTAAATTGATCATTTCGAAAATTCAGCCGCGCGACTACCTGGTATTGCTGGATGAGAAGGGAAAAGAATTTACTTCACGTGAGTTGGCAGCATTTATTGAAAAGCAAATGCTGGCTGGTACTAACAGAATGCTTTTTATTACCGGTGGAGCCTATGGTGTGTCTGACGAACTGAAAAAGAAAGTTCATTTTACTCTATCTGCTTCTAAGTTTACCTTTACCCATCAGATGATCAGATTGCTTCTGACGGAACAAGTATATCGGGCAATGACAATACTCCGAAATGAATCTTACCATCATGACTGA
- a CDS encoding glycosyltransferase family 4 protein, whose protein sequence is MRVSTCGNTTWAFDYNNKKQKMIDKITYFLSKKVIALTEEAKSFLIKNYQIPESKLTIIHHSLKSDEYIFTDDNRVEKLRNELNLETDVFIIGMVARFEFWKGHIFAIEAFRKLLMEYPNVRMLIFGSKGESFNSVLRYIQNYDLQDHIIYKGFVSDNIALFKLFDVHVHIPINSESETFGINIMEGMISGCAQILTLSGISCFTARDEENCLVVPYSNTEAVYLALKRMISDPGLRKRLGEKAREDALKYFQYSDKVQKHLELYEELRKELSK, encoded by the coding sequence ATGAGAGTATCCACTTGTGGAAATACTACATGGGCTTTTGATTATAATAACAAAAAGCAAAAAATGATAGATAAGATCACATATTTCTTGTCTAAAAAAGTTATAGCTCTTACAGAGGAAGCAAAATCCTTTCTGATAAAAAACTACCAGATTCCTGAAAGTAAGCTTACCATTATCCATCACTCATTGAAATCCGATGAATACATTTTTACAGACGACAATAGAGTTGAAAAACTAAGGAATGAACTGAATCTGGAAACTGATGTTTTCATAATTGGAATGGTTGCACGATTTGAATTCTGGAAAGGTCACATTTTTGCGATTGAAGCTTTTCGAAAATTACTTATGGAATACCCTAATGTCAGAATGCTCATATTTGGCAGTAAGGGAGAAAGCTTTAATTCAGTATTGCGTTATATACAAAATTACGATCTTCAGGATCACATCATATATAAAGGATTCGTATCAGATAATATTGCACTATTTAAATTATTTGATGTCCATGTTCACATTCCGATTAACTCCGAGAGTGAAACTTTTGGAATTAACATCATGGAAGGAATGATCAGTGGATGTGCGCAGATATTGACATTATCCGGAATAAGCTGTTTCACAGCTCGTGATGAAGAAAATTGCCTCGTTGTTCCTTATTCAAATACTGAGGCAGTTTATCTGGCTTTAAAACGCATGATCTCAGATCCGGGATTGAGAAAACGCTTAGGTGAAAAAGCACGTGAAGATGCATTAAAGTATTTTCAGTATTCTGATAAGGTGCAGAAGCATCTGGAATTATACGAAGAGCTGCGAAAAGAATTGTCAAAATGA
- a CDS encoding class I SAM-dependent methyltransferase has protein sequence MDKEIKYHQNCLLCGENKLINIFGDDHFITRCANCSFVFSRKIASQEVLQDFYDKYPIANEYFELTRQRYISLLDYLEKFRKTGKILEVGCGEAYFLDEAKSKNWKTYGTEISAPLLENAIRKKHNIFNSLESIPPEESDEFDIIISLEVIEHLPDPRFYVAGFEKLLRSGGSLYMTTPNFNSLARIILGVNWNNIVFPEHLCYFTKKTMKKLLTSFNFKEIYSKTEGISPSRLVYPFLKWKRKDKETKFQYDYNERDRNFSAQIDKKVLLSLIKKATNSVLNLTNRGESLKVFYVKK, from the coding sequence ATGGATAAAGAAATAAAATATCATCAAAATTGTTTATTGTGTGGAGAGAATAAACTGATCAACATATTCGGTGATGATCATTTTATAACACGTTGCGCAAACTGTTCATTTGTTTTCAGCAGAAAAATTGCGTCTCAGGAAGTGTTACAGGATTTTTATGATAAGTATCCCATAGCGAATGAGTATTTTGAGTTAACCAGACAACGATATATTTCCCTGCTCGACTATCTTGAAAAATTCAGGAAAACGGGAAAGATTCTTGAGGTCGGATGCGGAGAAGCTTACTTTTTAGATGAAGCAAAATCAAAGAACTGGAAAACCTACGGTACTGAGATCTCTGCTCCCTTGCTGGAAAATGCAATCAGAAAAAAACACAATATTTTTAACAGTCTTGAAAGTATTCCACCTGAAGAATCAGACGAGTTTGACATTATAATATCACTTGAAGTAATTGAACATTTACCTGATCCGAGATTCTACGTTGCCGGTTTTGAGAAACTATTACGCTCAGGAGGTAGTCTTTATATGACAACGCCCAATTTCAATTCGTTGGCGAGAATTATTCTTGGAGTGAATTGGAACAATATTGTTTTCCCAGAGCATCTTTGTTATTTCACAAAAAAGACTATGAAAAAGTTACTGACTTCATTCAATTTCAAAGAAATATACTCTAAAACAGAAGGAATCAGTCCCTCCCGATTGGTTTACCCTTTTTTAAAATGGAAAAGAAAAGACAAAGAGACTAAATTCCAGTATGATTACAATGAACGAGATCGAAATTTTAGTGCTCAAATAGATAAAAAAGTTCTACTTTCACTTATTAAAAAAGCAACTAATTCAGTTTTAAATCTGACCAACAGAGGAGAATCTTTGAAGGTCTTCTATGTCAAAAAATAA
- a CDS encoding DUF4783 domain-containing protein, with amino-acid sequence MKKTISLIMLLLVFSQSYSLDVFDEIAFAIRSGDAKQLSTYFGPTLDLTIINREDVYSKAQAEQVIKDFFSKNAPKSFTIIHKGSSPEGTQYAIGNLVSSSGKSYRTSFYFKSSGGKNVLMELRFESE; translated from the coding sequence ATGAAAAAAACAATCTCCCTAATAATGCTTTTACTGGTTTTCAGTCAGAGCTATTCTCTTGATGTCTTCGACGAAATTGCCTTTGCAATTCGTAGTGGAGACGCCAAACAACTTTCCACTTACTTTGGTCCGACGTTAGATCTTACTATAATAAACCGTGAAGATGTTTATAGTAAAGCTCAGGCAGAACAGGTAATAAAGGATTTTTTCAGCAAGAACGCTCCAAAATCTTTTACCATTATTCATAAAGGCTCATCACCGGAGGGAACTCAATATGCAATCGGCAATCTGGTAAGTAGCTCCGGAAAATCTTATAGAACATCCTTTTATTTTAAGAGTTCCGGCGGCAAGAATGTATTGATGGAATTGCGATTTGAATCTGAGTAA
- a CDS encoding glycosyltransferase family 2 protein encodes MFSILIRCRSIWNYTKSCEKNCQNENSVFSIVIPVYNRSEILEQRLTYLMKQEFTDFEVIIVDDGSTDHPEKKLASLIEIYPNIRLISQPNSERGAARNNGIRNSEGEYIVLFDSDDFMHKDHLSKLHKGILKNNFPDFIATKFNFRNEDGKIFNSDISNYKEGTYNYSLFLNGNPLACNISFKRNLKDLNYFIEDRSFAIKEDWMFLISNLRNHKLILLDDLTISMFDHSDRSMKSNNKIIVERTIKAT; translated from the coding sequence ATTTTCAGTATTCTGATAAGGTGCAGAAGCATCTGGAATTATACGAAGAGCTGCGAAAAGAATTGTCAAAATGAAAATTCCGTTTTTTCAATAGTTATTCCGGTCTATAATCGAAGTGAAATATTAGAACAGAGGTTAACTTACCTCATGAAACAGGAATTTACAGATTTTGAAGTTATTATAGTAGACGACGGCAGTACCGATCATCCTGAAAAGAAGTTAGCTTCACTTATAGAAATTTATCCAAACATCAGGTTGATCTCACAGCCAAATTCAGAGCGAGGAGCTGCAAGAAACAATGGAATCCGGAATTCTGAAGGAGAATACATCGTTCTGTTCGACTCTGATGATTTTATGCACAAGGACCATTTGTCTAAACTTCACAAAGGTATCCTCAAAAATAATTTTCCTGACTTTATTGCTACTAAATTTAATTTCAGAAATGAGGATGGAAAGATCTTTAATTCTGATATCAGTAATTATAAAGAAGGCACCTACAACTATTCACTTTTTCTGAACGGAAATCCGCTGGCATGCAATATATCATTCAAAAGAAATCTTAAAGATCTGAACTATTTTATAGAAGACAGAAGTTTTGCAATTAAAGAAGACTGGATGTTTCTGATCAGCAATTTAAGAAATCACAAACTTATTCTACTCGATGATCTTACTATTTCTATGTTCGACCATTCCGATCGTTCTATGAAATCAAATAACAAAATCATTGTTGAAAGAACTATCAAAGCAACATAA
- a CDS encoding glycosyltransferase has translation MSKNNMLKISVVIPSYNQGEFLEETILSVINQNYPNLEIVVIDGDSTDNSKELINKYSAHFKYWISEKDNGQSEAINKGLKKCTGDIATWLCSDDLFTEGALHKVNELFKAMPDEVGLIHGSSIIFSGNKVIRLNKGNEDDSLENILSGMTFPQPSAFFRRSLLEQTGLLDENLHYGMDYDLFSKFAIISKFQFVDHCLSKYRLHPESKSVSAVSKFIDDWSKVFIGIAESGKFESAIKIITDLEIKTERNDSTFHFFSKHFDSKSIDQQKLLFKFLCFVLRYDYESERFSRARKISKYLNVHFRDFLKSEPEIERIVWRTKLPPSLIKEARKISRRFFYR, from the coding sequence ATGTCAAAAAATAATATGCTTAAAATTTCTGTTGTTATCCCTTCATACAACCAAGGTGAATTTCTGGAGGAAACAATCTTATCTGTAATTAACCAAAATTATCCGAATCTGGAGATTGTGGTTATTGACGGAGACAGCACAGATAATTCAAAAGAACTTATTAATAAATACAGTGCACATTTCAAATATTGGATCTCAGAAAAAGATAATGGCCAAAGTGAAGCAATAAATAAAGGATTAAAAAAATGCACCGGAGATATTGCTACATGGCTATGTAGTGATGATCTTTTTACAGAAGGTGCATTGCATAAGGTAAATGAGCTTTTTAAAGCAATGCCCGATGAAGTTGGTTTGATTCATGGAAGCTCTATTATATTTTCGGGAAACAAAGTTATAAGGCTAAATAAAGGCAATGAAGATGATAGTCTGGAAAATATACTATCCGGTATGACTTTCCCGCAACCGTCTGCATTTTTCCGAAGATCATTATTAGAACAAACCGGCTTGCTTGATGAAAATCTTCATTATGGTATGGACTATGATTTGTTCAGCAAATTTGCTATTATTTCTAAATTTCAATTTGTAGATCATTGTCTTTCAAAATACAGATTACATCCTGAGAGCAAATCTGTTTCTGCGGTTTCAAAATTTATTGATGACTGGTCGAAAGTTTTTATCGGTATTGCAGAATCAGGAAAATTTGAATCTGCTATAAAAATTATAACAGACCTTGAAATAAAAACAGAAAGAAATGATTCAACATTTCATTTTTTCTCAAAGCACTTTGATTCAAAGTCTATTGACCAGCAAAAATTATTATTCAAATTCCTTTGTTTCGTGCTGCGATATGATTATGAATCTGAACGTTTTTCACGGGCGAGAAAGATCTCAAAATATCTGAATGTTCATTTCCGTGACTTTCTTAAATCAGAACCGGAAATTGAAAGGATCGTGTGGAGAACCAAACTTCCACCATCACTTATTAAAGAGGCAAGGAAAATTTCACGAAGATTTTTTTACAGATGA
- the nadC gene encoding carboxylating nicotinate-nucleotide diphosphorylase — translation MEFTEHYGLSIRDFIANALKEDVGDGDHTSLSTIPESEHGIANVKVKENGIIAGLVLADQILNQVDSGLIVKVHVAEGSAVKPGDIVMTVEGKVRSLLTAERLLLNCMQRMSGIATLTNKYVEAIKGTSTKILDTRKTTPNFRIFEKWAVQLGGGNNHRFGLYDMILIKDNHVDASGGIKNAIERANEYILKVGKKLKIEIETRSLEEVNQVLSIGKVDRIMLDNFSPALLKEAIKLIDKKFETEASGGITLDTIRSFAESGVDFISVGALTHSHKSLDISMKIVK, via the coding sequence ATGGAATTTACGGAACACTACGGTTTATCGATCAGAGATTTTATTGCAAATGCATTGAAAGAAGATGTTGGTGATGGGGATCATACATCATTATCCACCATTCCGGAATCAGAACATGGAATTGCAAATGTGAAAGTCAAAGAAAATGGAATTATTGCCGGGCTGGTTCTTGCAGATCAGATTCTGAATCAGGTTGATTCAGGTTTGATTGTAAAGGTACATGTCGCAGAAGGAAGTGCAGTAAAGCCGGGAGATATTGTGATGACAGTAGAAGGAAAAGTGCGATCATTATTGACAGCAGAACGATTACTTTTAAATTGTATGCAACGTATGAGTGGAATTGCCACCTTAACGAATAAATATGTGGAAGCCATCAAAGGAACCAGTACTAAAATACTGGATACAAGAAAGACCACCCCAAATTTCAGGATCTTTGAAAAATGGGCTGTTCAACTTGGTGGTGGAAACAACCACAGATTCGGATTATATGATATGATTCTTATTAAGGACAATCATGTTGACGCTTCGGGGGGAATAAAAAATGCCATCGAAAGAGCCAATGAATATATTTTAAAAGTTGGCAAAAAGCTTAAAATTGAAATTGAGACACGATCTTTAGAGGAGGTAAATCAGGTTTTATCAATCGGAAAAGTTGACAGAATTATGCTGGATAACTTCTCCCCTGCACTTCTAAAGGAAGCAATTAAACTGATCGATAAGAAATTTGAAACTGAAGCATCAGGTGGAATAACATTAGATACTATTCGTTCATTTGCTGAAAGCGGAGTTGATTTTATATCTGTAGGAGCATTGACTCATTCTCATAAGAGTCTTGATATAAGTATGAAAATAGTAAAGTAG
- a CDS encoding glycosyltransferase family 4 protein — protein sequence MKKQKALYFFMGTSTFVEKDLAIYKEYYDVRTFNFDFGQKWKIPFQLFEQLIFLIRNFSGYKICYIQLAGIHSLLPVLISKLGGKKSVIIAAGTDCHSFPSIGYGNYQRTFLGMATRISFRFCSLILPKHHTLWRTNYTYDKNDYPEQGIAFFNKGIKTPYMCIENGYDENKFISKSDPEENSFVTVAGLLHKTSQQKLKGIDLILEVAKHFPTFKFTIIGGEERFFSKLSSNIHLVPFIANNELPSILSKHKYYLQLSMAEGFPNALCEAMLCQCIPIGSDVFSIPEIIGDTGYILNERNPESLKKIIENLAAEDLNKNGKSARERIKENYSIEKRKEKFKQVFEKFRINE from the coding sequence ATGAAAAAGCAAAAAGCACTCTACTTTTTCATGGGTACATCAACTTTTGTAGAGAAAGATCTGGCGATTTATAAAGAATATTATGATGTAAGAACATTCAATTTTGACTTTGGGCAAAAATGGAAAATACCTTTTCAATTATTTGAACAACTCATTTTTCTGATCAGGAATTTTTCCGGATATAAAATTTGCTATATACAACTTGCCGGCATACACTCTTTGCTTCCAGTACTTATTTCAAAACTTGGCGGAAAGAAAAGTGTAATTATCGCTGCAGGTACAGACTGCCATTCTTTCCCATCAATTGGGTATGGAAATTATCAGAGAACATTTCTAGGAATGGCTACACGGATTTCTTTCAGATTTTGCTCACTGATCCTTCCAAAACATCATACGCTCTGGAGAACGAACTACACTTACGATAAGAACGATTATCCGGAGCAAGGTATTGCCTTTTTCAATAAAGGAATTAAAACTCCATACATGTGCATAGAAAACGGATATGATGAAAATAAATTTATAAGTAAAAGTGATCCGGAGGAAAATAGCTTCGTAACAGTTGCAGGATTATTACATAAAACATCACAACAAAAGTTAAAAGGTATTGATCTTATTCTTGAGGTTGCAAAGCATTTCCCTACATTCAAGTTTACTATCATTGGTGGAGAAGAAAGATTTTTCAGCAAATTAAGCAGCAACATTCATCTGGTTCCTTTTATTGCAAACAACGAACTCCCGTCAATTTTAAGCAAGCACAAATATTATTTACAATTAAGTATGGCTGAAGGATTTCCAAATGCTCTATGTGAAGCAATGCTTTGTCAGTGTATTCCAATAGGCTCAGATGTATTTTCCATTCCTGAAATCATTGGTGATACGGGCTACATACTAAATGAAAGAAATCCGGAGTCATTAAAAAAAATAATTGAGAATCTTGCTGCTGAAGATCTGAATAAAAACGGGAAATCTGCCAGAGAAAGAATCAAGGAAAACTACTCAATTGAAAAAAGGAAAGAAAAATTTAAGCAGGTTTTTGAAAAGTTTAGGATCAACGAATAA